In Lachnospiraceae bacterium, the DNA window AAACGCGGTGTATAGATATCCCATCATGGAACGGTAAAACGAACCAATCTCTTTTTTATAAATTGCCCACATGGTCTGCTTCCTCCTTACCGTCCGCCTTCAGATTTGCCTGCTCGTCCTGTCCGGTCAGCTCCATAAATACATCCTCAAGGCTTAAGCTGGCGCTGGTCAGCTCCATAATGGGGCAGTCCGCCTGTGCCAGAAGCCGGAACACTGCTGCTCTTGGGTCAACGGTCTCGTCGGTTTCCAGATGAACCGCCGTAAACCCGTTTGGAGACGCCTCTACCCGAATCTGCTTTAACAAATCGTGGATTTTTTCCAGAGCTTCCCGGATTTTCTCCGGCTCACCCTGAATCAGCATGTCGTAGGTGTTTGCCCGGCGCATAAGCTTGCTTAAGTTTTCGGCGCTGTCGCTGGCAACCAGCTTTCCCTTTGAAATAATCAATATATGGTCACACACGGCGCTGACCTCCGACAGAATGTGACTGCTGAGAATAACCGTATGTTTTTCCCGAAGTGACTGTATCAGTCTGCGGATGTCAATGATCTGCCGCGGGTCAAGTCCCACCGTAGGCTCGTCCAGAATAATGACCTCCGGATTTCCCAAAAGAGCGCAGGAAAAGCCCACTCTCTGGCGGTAGCCCTTGGACAGATTCTTTATGAGGCGCTTTCTCATATGGGTAATGCCTGTAAGCTCCATCACCCGCTCCACCTCTGCCTTTAATTCCCGTTTTGGAACGCCCTTTAACTCCCCGGCAAAGGCCAGATATTCCTCCGGCGTCATATCCGGGTACACCGGCGGTATCTCCGGAAGATAGCCAATGTGGCGCTTTGCCTCCTCCGGCTCCATTGAAATATCGTGTCCGTCCACCAGAACCGTTCCGGAGGTGGCTGACAGATATCCTGTTATCATGTTCATGGTTGTGGATTTTCCGGCACCGTTTGGCCCTAAAAATCCATAAATTTTTCCTTTTTCGATGGTAAAGCTTACATCATCCACGGCACGGAAATCGCCGTACTGCTTTACCAGATTTCTTACCTCTATCAAAAAATTTCCTCCCTTGCGCTGCCGCGGGGAGCAGCCTGCGCCGCAGGTTTAACCCGCTGCCGCAGCGACCGCCCGCGCAAAACGCGCAAAGCCGCTGCACGCCCTTTTACCGGCCATGCAGCAGCTTTTCTGGTCTATTTGTGTCTGATGTCTGATTATTTATCAGTCTGTGTCAGCGCATACATAGCGTTTCCGAACAGCTTTGCGTCCAGAATGTACTCGTCGATTTCGATGCACTCGTCCGGTCTGTGGCACAGATCCGGTGTTCCTGGGAAAATGGATCCGAATGGAACAATGTTCGGTACTGCCTGTGCGTAGGTTCCGCCCTCAAAGCTTGGTGTGGAATCCTTTCCGGTCAGCTCCTCATATACGGTGCGCAGTGTTGTAATCAGCGGATGGTCTAAGGGGAAGCGGTAGGACTTGTGAAGATTCATATCGTCAATCTTGATGCCAACCGGCTCAACCTGTGCCTTCCAGTCTGCTGTCACCTCATCCTTGTATGTAAATGGCAGACGGATGTTTACAACCCACTTTAACATGTTCTCGTCAACTTCCATCTTGGAAAGACTGAAGGTCAGCTTGCCGCACTCGTCAGCTCTTGCCATTCCCATCAGGCTTCCGTCGGTTGTATAGCCGATTTTCTCCTTGAAGAAGTCAAGGAACTTGCCCATGGAACCGCCCATATTCTGCTCTGCAAGGAACATGAGGATTGCCACGATTGCATTCTTTCCGTTAAACGGTGTGCAGGAATGTGCGCACAGTCCCTTGGAATGAATCTTAATCTGCTTTCCGTCAACCTCTGCGGTCAGCTCTTTTCCGTTCTCTGCGCTGTACTTTGCAACAGCCTCAGCAACCTTCTTTGCCTCTGCCTCGTCAACTGCCTCCAAAACGGCCTCTGCCTCGTCCGGAACCATGTTCAGAATGTTTCCGCCCTTTAAGCTTACAACCTTTACCTTTCCGGTTGCTGCTTCAGTAAGTGCATAGGACATAAAATAGTAGTTGATCACACGCTCAGTAAAGGACATAGGGAACAGTCCGTCCGGTGTAAAGCCTGCATCCGGAGCACCGCACTTGGATACATAATACCTCATGTCCTCCATTCCCTTTTCCTCGTTGGTTCCGCCTACAATACGGATTCTCCAGTCTCCCAGAGGAAGTCCCAGCTCTTTGATTGCGTAGAGAGCGTAGAGAGAAGCGATGAACGGCCCCTTATTATCTACGGTTCCGCGTCCGTAAACACGGTGATTGTGAATCTCGCCGCCAAATGGTGGATAGGTCCAGCCCTTGCCCTCAGGGACTATATCCAGATGAGCAAATACACCTACCAGCTTGCTTCCTGTGCCGTATTCGATATAGCAAACCCTGTCATCTACATTGACAACGGTCTCAAATCCCAGCTTTTTACCTAAATCCATAGCATACTGCAATGCCCGGCGGGACTCTTTTCCGTAGGGAGCGCCTTCCTGCGGTTCGCCGTATACACTTGGAATCTGTACGATTTCACTTAAAGACTGAACCATTTTATCTGCATTTTCCTCAATGCGCTTATTTAATGCTTCTACCATGATAAAATCCTTCCTTTCGCAGCTTTATACTTACACTATCTGGAGTTCCTTGTCAAATGAATTTAATATCTCGCATCCATCCTCTGTCACCAGAACCAGATCCTCAATGCGGACGCCCATGTTTCCCTCCAGGTAAATTCCCGGTTCAATGGAGAAAATGTTTCCCGGCTGGGCAACTGCCTCATTGGCGCTGGACACGTCGCCGAAATCGTGAACCTCCATACCGATAAAGTGGCCCAGACGGTGTGTAAACTTATCGCCGTAGCCCGCGTCCGCAATCACCTTTCTGGCCGCCGCGTCAATGTCGCAGAAGCGCACACCCGGCTTTATCATGGCCTCTGCCGCCCGGTTGGCTGCCAGCACCAGCTCATAAACCTTTTTGTGCTCCTCGTCCTTCACCTTCCCGCAGAAGAAGGTTCTGGTCATGTCCGCGCAGTAGTTGTCCTTAATGCAGCCTGTGTCAATAAGGATACAGTCGCCCTCCTTTAAGGCCACATCGCCGCAACGGTAATGTCCCACTGCCGCATCCGGCCCAAAGCACACAGAAGGCGGAAACGACACATCATCAGCTCCAAGGCTCTGGTAAATCTCCTTAAACTGGTTTGCCACCTCACGCTCGGTAATTCCGGGCTTTAACAGGGCCTTAAACCTCTCCATCGCCTTGTCGTTGATGGCGGAAGCCAGGCGCATGGCCTGACACTCCTCCTCATCCTTAAAAGCTCTCGTCTCATCCACACAGATGGAGGCATTGACGTAGGAGGTTCCCGCTCCTATTTCCATCAAAGGAAGCAGAAATCTTGCAGGAATGTTCTTGTCCACACCCAGAGGCTTTGTGTGATCGGTGCAGTCTGCCAGCATCTTAAGATAGGGATCCGTATCGGTAAAGCGAACCACCTGTACCCCTACATTTTCAGGCACATGGAACATATCGTTTACAAAGAACCGGTTCTCGCCGTTTTTGTTGATATACAAGGCCACCAGGCGCTCGCAGGCGTCCACCCAGACCTCGGTCAGATAGAGGATGGAGATGGCGTCTGTTACCACCATCTGCTCCAGCCCCATCTTCTCCATACGGCCAAGAACCGCGTTTAAACGGCTTTTTTTCAGCATGGAATTTTCCTCTTGAATATACCTGCGTAATTAGAACTCAATCTGCATCAGTCTGTGAAGCGCCAAAATATAAACCTTCAGAGACATTTTCAGACGCTCAATTCCGATTCCCTCATCTGCTGTGTGAATTTTTCCCACAAAATCAGGAAGCGGCTCAGCCGGAATCTCGGTTCCGAAGCTGATTGCGTTCTTAAAGTGACGTGCATAGGTTCCGCCGCCCATGGTAAATGGCTT includes these proteins:
- a CDS encoding ABC transporter ATP-binding protein; translation: MIEVRNLVKQYGDFRAVDDVSFTIEKGKIYGFLGPNGAGKSTTMNMITGYLSATSGTVLVDGHDISMEPEEAKRHIGYLPEIPPVYPDMTPEEYLAFAGELKGVPKRELKAEVERVMELTGITHMRKRLIKNLSKGYRQRVGFSCALLGNPEVIILDEPTVGLDPRQIIDIRRLIQSLREKHTVILSSHILSEVSAVCDHILIISKGKLVASDSAENLSKLMRRANTYDMLIQGEPEKIREALEKIHDLLKQIRVEASPNGFTAVHLETDETVDPRAAVFRLLAQADCPIMELTSASLSLEDVFMELTGQDEQANLKADGKEEADHVGNL
- a CDS encoding Sapep family Mn(2+)-dependent dipeptidase, with amino-acid sequence MVEALNKRIEENADKMVQSLSEIVQIPSVYGEPQEGAPYGKESRRALQYAMDLGKKLGFETVVNVDDRVCYIEYGTGSKLVGVFAHLDIVPEGKGWTYPPFGGEIHNHRVYGRGTVDNKGPFIASLYALYAIKELGLPLGDWRIRIVGGTNEEKGMEDMRYYVSKCGAPDAGFTPDGLFPMSFTERVINYYFMSYALTEAATGKVKVVSLKGGNILNMVPDEAEAVLEAVDEAEAKKVAEAVAKYSAENGKELTAEVDGKQIKIHSKGLCAHSCTPFNGKNAIVAILMFLAEQNMGGSMGKFLDFFKEKIGYTTDGSLMGMARADECGKLTFSLSKMEVDENMLKWVVNIRLPFTYKDEVTADWKAQVEPVGIKIDDMNLHKSYRFPLDHPLITTLRTVYEELTGKDSTPSFEGGTYAQAVPNIVPFGSIFPGTPDLCHRPDECIEIDEYILDAKLFGNAMYALTQTDK
- a CDS encoding Xaa-Pro peptidase family protein, translated to MKKSRLNAVLGRMEKMGLEQMVVTDAISILYLTEVWVDACERLVALYINKNGENRFFVNDMFHVPENVGVQVVRFTDTDPYLKMLADCTDHTKPLGVDKNIPARFLLPLMEIGAGTSYVNASICVDETRAFKDEEECQAMRLASAINDKAMERFKALLKPGITEREVANQFKEIYQSLGADDVSFPPSVCFGPDAAVGHYRCGDVALKEGDCILIDTGCIKDNYCADMTRTFFCGKVKDEEHKKVYELVLAANRAAEAMIKPGVRFCDIDAAARKVIADAGYGDKFTHRLGHFIGMEVHDFGDVSSANEAVAQPGNIFSIEPGIYLEGNMGVRIEDLVLVTEDGCEILNSFDKELQIV